One genomic region from Spirosoma sp. KCTC 42546 encodes:
- a CDS encoding PaaI family thioesterase, whose translation MTTEQTETQRIRTYSWEDQTIGAKVGATLSGMDYLQGMMAGLYPAPAIANTLDMGIESVEEGKVVFSIVPQEFHYNPIGAVHGGVFCTLLDSALACAIHSTLPIGTGYTTLELKVNFIRPLTLKTGKVLAIGTLVHAGRSVATAEGKIVDEQGKLYAHATTTCMLFPWR comes from the coding sequence ATGACTACAGAGCAAACCGAAACGCAACGGATACGGACCTATTCGTGGGAAGATCAGACAATTGGGGCAAAAGTGGGTGCCACCCTGTCGGGAATGGACTACTTACAGGGCATGATGGCCGGTCTGTATCCTGCACCCGCCATTGCCAATACCCTCGATATGGGGATTGAATCGGTAGAAGAAGGCAAAGTCGTTTTCTCGATTGTGCCACAGGAATTTCATTACAATCCGATTGGTGCTGTTCATGGCGGTGTTTTCTGCACCCTGCTCGACTCCGCGTTGGCCTGTGCGATCCACTCGACGCTACCCATCGGAACAGGATACACTACGCTCGAACTGAAGGTTAACTTCATCCGTCCACTGACGCTTAAAACAGGCAAAGTCCTGGCCATTGGAACACTTGTACACGCCGGACGATCCGTAGCAACCGCCGAAGGAAAAATCGTAGATGAACAGGGAAAACTCTACGCCCACGCCACCACGACCTGCATGCTATTTCCATGGCGATAA
- a CDS encoding alpha/beta hydrolase has product MTEHHLLVQRTARYYTIGQLTDQTKHIWFCLHGFGQLAQYFSRKFTDLDDGQTLVVVPEGLSRSYTDGNYQRIGASWMTREDRDHEISDYVLYLNSLYNLMLDGRKPGEADLQVTVLGFSQGAATACRWLNANHVHVDRLILWAGYLPHGLADLINPTTLSTTETHYVYGRQDEYLLELKDINGYLNRLQTDIPTLKITAFDGGHKVEPSVLKQLVASPETIL; this is encoded by the coding sequence ATGACAGAACACCACTTGCTTGTTCAGCGCACGGCCCGCTATTACACCATAGGACAGCTAACTGATCAGACAAAACACATCTGGTTCTGTCTGCATGGTTTTGGTCAGCTAGCTCAGTATTTCAGCCGTAAATTTACAGATCTGGACGACGGTCAAACCCTGGTTGTTGTGCCCGAAGGCTTATCCCGCTCCTATACCGACGGTAATTATCAGCGCATTGGCGCTTCCTGGATGACCCGCGAAGACCGTGATCATGAAATCAGCGATTACGTCCTTTACCTGAATTCACTTTACAACCTCATGCTGGATGGGCGCAAACCAGGTGAAGCTGACTTACAGGTCACCGTATTAGGATTTTCGCAAGGTGCAGCGACGGCCTGTCGGTGGCTCAATGCCAACCATGTCCATGTCGACCGGCTCATTTTATGGGCAGGTTACCTACCTCACGGTCTCGCCGATCTTATTAACCCGACTACGCTTAGTACGACTGAAACTCATTACGTGTATGGTCGGCAGGACGAATACCTGCTGGAGCTAAAGGATATAAACGGCTACTTGAATCGATTGCAAACCGATATACCCACGCTGAAGATTACTGCTTTTGACGGTGGGCACAAAGTGGAGCCTAGTG